Proteins encoded by one window of Streptomyces sp. NBC_01571:
- a CDS encoding glycosyltransferase, with protein MSLRIVRLANFVAPASGGLRTALRELGTGYRAAGHEPVLVVPGERVSDTETEQGRVITLPGPLLPGTGGYRVLTDKRRVARLLESLAPDRLEVSDRTTLRWTGVWARRARVPAVMVSHETADGVLRTWGLSEAMARRTADALNIRTAHSYARVVCTTEFAEREFVRIGARNVVRAPLGVDLAGRHPALRDPAVRDRYARADQVLLVMCSRLSVEKRPGTALDALEALLRRGERAVLVVAGDGPLRARLEQRAAERRLPVTFLGHVADRALLGALQASADVCLAPGPAETFGLAALEAMACGTPVVASALSALPEIVGSAGATAADSGDSFADAVRLLLGRTETERREAARARAECFGWDTAVKAFLAAHDASVETRPRLQEGVG; from the coding sequence ATGAGCCTGCGCATCGTGCGGCTGGCCAACTTCGTCGCCCCCGCCTCCGGAGGCCTGCGGACCGCCCTGCGGGAGCTCGGCACCGGCTACCGGGCCGCGGGGCACGAGCCGGTACTGGTCGTCCCCGGCGAGCGTGTGAGCGACACCGAGACCGAGCAGGGACGGGTGATCACGCTGCCCGGTCCGCTGCTGCCCGGAACCGGCGGCTATCGCGTGCTCACGGACAAGCGGCGCGTCGCCCGCCTCCTGGAGTCGCTCGCCCCCGACCGCCTGGAGGTCTCCGACCGGACCACCCTGCGCTGGACCGGGGTGTGGGCACGGCGGGCCCGGGTGCCCGCGGTGATGGTCTCCCACGAGACCGCCGACGGCGTGCTGCGGACCTGGGGGCTCTCCGAGGCGATGGCCCGCAGGACCGCCGACGCCCTCAACATCCGTACGGCGCACTCCTACGCGCGGGTCGTGTGCACGACGGAGTTCGCGGAGCGTGAGTTCGTCCGCATCGGCGCCCGCAACGTCGTACGGGCACCGCTGGGCGTCGACCTGGCCGGCCGGCACCCCGCGCTGCGGGATCCCGCGGTGCGCGACCGGTACGCGCGCGCGGACCAGGTCCTGCTGGTGATGTGCTCCCGGCTGTCCGTGGAGAAGCGGCCCGGCACCGCGCTCGACGCGCTGGAGGCACTCCTGCGGCGCGGCGAGCGGGCCGTGCTCGTCGTCGCCGGGGACGGGCCGCTGCGGGCCCGGCTCGAACAGCGGGCCGCCGAACGGCGGCTGCCCGTCACCTTCCTCGGCCATGTCGCCGACCGTGCGCTGCTCGGCGCGCTGCAGGCCTCGGCCGACGTGTGTCTGGCGCCGGGGCCCGCCGAGACGTTCGGGCTCGCCGCCCTGGAGGCGATGGCCTGCGGTACCCCCGTGGTGGCCAGCGCGCTGTCCGCGCTGCCCGAGATCGTCGGGTCCGCCGGGGCCACCGCCGCGGACAGCGGCGACTCCTTCGCGGACGCGGTGCGGCTGCTCCTGGGGCGTACCGAGACCGAGCGCCGGGAGGCGGCACGCGCGCGTGCCGAGTGCTTCGGCTGGGACACCGCCGTGAAGGCCTTCCTCGCGGCGCACGACGCGTCCGTCGAGACGCGGCCCCGACTTCAGGAGGGCGTCGGATGA
- a CDS encoding allophanate hydrolase subunit 1 translates to MRALPVGEHALLVEVASGEAAQALHAELLRRRADGSLSVREIVPAARTVLLDGLDDPVGLASRLPGWEIPPLPGRAEGAIEIPVRYDGPDLADVAARWGVAERLVPEIHAAAEFRVAFCGFAPGFGYLTGLPSRYDVPRRATPRTSVPAGSVALAGPYTGVYPRSSPGGWQLIGTTDAVLWDHARVPAALLAPGTRVRFVAAGC, encoded by the coding sequence ATGAGGGCGTTGCCGGTCGGGGAACACGCCCTGCTCGTCGAAGTCGCCTCCGGCGAGGCGGCCCAGGCGCTGCACGCCGAGCTGCTGCGCCGCCGCGCGGACGGTTCCCTGTCCGTCCGGGAGATCGTCCCGGCGGCCCGCACGGTCCTGCTGGACGGCCTGGACGACCCGGTGGGCCTGGCGTCACGGCTCCCGGGGTGGGAGATCCCGCCGCTGCCCGGGCGCGCGGAGGGCGCGATCGAGATCCCCGTACGCTACGACGGCCCCGACCTGGCCGACGTGGCGGCGCGGTGGGGAGTGGCGGAGCGCCTGGTGCCTGAGATCCACGCGGCGGCCGAGTTCCGTGTCGCCTTCTGCGGGTTCGCGCCCGGATTCGGCTACCTCACCGGCCTGCCCTCCCGGTACGACGTGCCGCGCCGGGCGACTCCGCGTACCTCGGTCCCGGCGGGTTCCGTGGCCCTCGCGGGTCCGTACACGGGCGTGTACCCGCGCTCGTCGCCGGGCGGCTGGCAGCTGATCGGCACGACGGACGCGGTGCTGTGGGACCACGCGCGCGTGCCGGCAGCGCTGCTCGCCCCGGGCACCCGGGTCCGGTTCGTAGCGGCGGGGTGCTGA
- a CDS encoding biotin-dependent carboxyltransferase family protein, which produces MSDRALSVVRAGALTTVQDQGRPGHAHLGVPRSGALDAPAAALANRLVGNPVEAAVLETTLNGCALRPRSAVTVAVAGAPCPVTVNGRPAPWGAPVRVPAGALLDVGAARAGLRSYVAVSGGVAVDPVLGSRSTDLLSGLGPPPLTDGAVLPLGHPGDVPARVDVVPHPGPPAELVLRVTPGPRDDWFTASALRTLTTAAYRVASASNRIGLRTEGPSLERAVSGELPSEGMVLGAVQVPPDGRPVVFLADHPTTGGYPVIAVVRTADLPAAAQAVAGTPVRFLVVRRR; this is translated from the coding sequence ATGAGCGACCGGGCCCTGTCCGTCGTGCGGGCCGGGGCCCTGACCACCGTCCAGGACCAGGGCCGTCCCGGCCACGCGCACCTCGGTGTCCCCCGCTCCGGCGCGCTGGACGCGCCCGCGGCGGCCCTGGCCAACCGTCTCGTCGGCAACCCCGTCGAGGCGGCCGTTCTGGAGACGACCCTCAACGGCTGCGCCCTGCGCCCGCGTTCGGCGGTCACGGTGGCGGTCGCGGGCGCGCCCTGCCCGGTCACGGTGAACGGACGTCCGGCTCCCTGGGGTGCGCCGGTACGCGTTCCCGCCGGGGCGCTGCTGGACGTCGGCGCCGCTCGCGCGGGACTGCGCAGCTACGTCGCCGTGTCCGGCGGAGTCGCCGTGGACCCGGTCCTCGGCAGCCGCTCCACGGACCTCCTCTCGGGCCTGGGCCCACCGCCCCTCACGGACGGCGCGGTGCTGCCGCTTGGGCACCCCGGCGACGTGCCCGCGCGCGTGGACGTGGTTCCGCACCCGGGTCCGCCCGCCGAGCTCGTCCTGCGGGTGACACCGGGGCCGCGCGACGACTGGTTCACCGCCTCCGCCCTGCGCACCCTGACGACGGCCGCCTACCGGGTGGCCTCGGCGAGCAACCGCATCGGGCTGCGTACGGAAGGGCCCTCACTGGAGCGGGCCGTTTCCGGCGAACTCCCCAGTGAGGGCATGGTCCTGGGCGCCGTGCAGGTGCCGCCGGACGGCAGACCGGTGGTCTTCCTCGCCGACCATCCGACCACCGGGGGATACCCGGTGATCGCGGTGGTCCGTACGGCCGACCTCCCCGCGGCCGCTCAGGCGGTCGCGGGCACGCCGGTCCGTTTCCTGGTCGTACGCCGCCGCTGA
- a CDS encoding LamB/YcsF family protein: MSPIDLNADLGEGFGRWRLTDDEQLLSVVTSANVACGFHAGDAVTMRRVCELAAERGVRIGAQVSYRDLAGFGRRAMDVPPDELTAEVAYQIGALEVFARAAGARVAYVKPHGALYNRVVHDEEQAAAVVDGVLLADAGLPVLGLPSSRFLKLAERAGLPTVTEAFADRAYTPEGTLVPRTREGGVITDTEEVVERSLGLARFGTVTSHTGERVPVRARSLCLHGDTPGAVELARRVRARLESSGVHVEAFV; the protein is encoded by the coding sequence ATGAGCCCGATCGATCTCAACGCCGACCTCGGCGAGGGTTTCGGCCGCTGGCGGCTGACCGACGACGAGCAACTGCTGTCCGTCGTCACCAGTGCCAACGTGGCCTGCGGATTCCACGCCGGGGACGCGGTCACCATGCGGCGGGTGTGCGAGCTGGCGGCCGAACGGGGCGTACGGATCGGCGCCCAGGTCTCCTACCGCGACCTGGCGGGTTTCGGGCGGCGCGCGATGGACGTGCCGCCCGACGAACTGACGGCCGAAGTGGCCTACCAGATCGGCGCCCTGGAGGTCTTCGCGCGCGCCGCGGGCGCGCGCGTGGCGTACGTGAAGCCGCACGGCGCTCTCTACAACCGCGTCGTGCACGACGAGGAGCAGGCGGCGGCGGTCGTCGACGGCGTCCTGCTCGCGGACGCCGGACTGCCCGTCCTCGGTCTGCCGTCCTCCCGCTTCCTGAAGCTGGCGGAGCGGGCCGGACTGCCCACGGTCACCGAGGCGTTCGCGGATCGCGCCTACACCCCGGAGGGCACCCTCGTGCCGCGCACCCGGGAGGGCGGGGTGATCACGGACACCGAGGAGGTCGTCGAACGCTCCCTGGGCCTGGCCCGGTTCGGCACGGTGACGTCCCACACCGGGGAGCGCGTCCCGGTCCGCGCCCGCTCGCTGTGCCTGCACGGGGACACCCCCGGCGCGGTGGAGCTGGCGCGCCGGGTCCGCGCGCGTCTGGAGTCCTCGGGTGTCCACGTGGAGGCCTTCGTATGA
- a CDS encoding HEAT repeat domain-containing protein, whose product MFDPVIAPSGTLLGLLQRGRGDGTLHALTAPRAEALAALNHCVLSDPRHDWQVENRSLYYARLYLDLSGELDEIERHLFDAEDILDDCESRTGLALAVLGHLASYGRRDALELLRGYAASGTNWAWALDELALRDDDAGLRALAEPVLARFPADPEGEAALAAQVRDAFEPRPWRLWADDPRAAIAARVRAAQEQGSFDRWQRQMRPAGPRPGWSVRAVFEWAQQGLDRGAALHVPAARCLTAVAGPEDRPEIVEAARGGGDGARCTALRYLADSNDPDALALIEAAASDGTVAVAEAAVDAFERMRSVAAVDRARGWAHRPDALGAAAGRMLACRGGTKDSELVLGALREAVRGEGPDAPTLWTLVDGAGRLGIVCAAPVLRHIYRETASSHLRGRAARALAATDPSFPAGFAVECLWDCEESTREVAARHAETGDARVVDQLRRLASDPAEEAEVQTAVRSRIGPDAPAV is encoded by the coding sequence ATGTTCGATCCGGTCATAGCGCCCAGCGGAACGCTGCTCGGCCTGCTCCAGAGGGGCCGCGGCGACGGCACGCTGCACGCGCTCACCGCACCGCGGGCCGAGGCGCTCGCGGCACTGAACCACTGTGTGCTGAGTGATCCCCGCCACGACTGGCAGGTGGAGAACCGCTCCCTTTACTACGCCCGTCTCTACCTCGATCTGAGCGGTGAGCTCGACGAGATCGAGCGGCACCTCTTCGACGCCGAGGACATCCTCGACGACTGCGAGTCACGCACGGGGCTCGCCCTCGCGGTGCTCGGGCACCTCGCCTCGTACGGCCGGCGGGACGCCTTGGAGCTGCTGCGCGGGTACGCCGCCTCGGGCACCAACTGGGCCTGGGCCCTGGACGAGCTGGCCCTGCGCGACGACGACGCGGGTCTGCGGGCCCTCGCCGAGCCCGTGCTGGCCCGCTTCCCCGCCGACCCGGAGGGCGAGGCGGCGCTCGCCGCCCAGGTGCGCGACGCCTTCGAACCCCGGCCCTGGCGGCTGTGGGCCGACGATCCCCGTGCGGCGATCGCCGCACGCGTGCGCGCGGCCCAGGAGCAGGGCTCCTTCGACCGATGGCAACGGCAGATGCGGCCGGCCGGCCCCCGCCCGGGCTGGAGCGTACGAGCCGTGTTCGAGTGGGCGCAGCAGGGCCTGGACCGCGGCGCCGCACTCCATGTGCCGGCCGCGCGCTGTCTGACGGCCGTCGCGGGCCCCGAGGACCGGCCCGAGATCGTCGAGGCCGCCCGTGGCGGCGGCGACGGAGCCCGGTGCACCGCCCTGCGCTATCTCGCCGACAGCAACGATCCGGACGCCCTGGCGCTGATCGAGGCCGCCGCGAGCGACGGCACGGTGGCGGTCGCGGAGGCCGCCGTCGACGCGTTCGAACGCATGCGCAGTGTCGCCGCCGTCGACCGGGCACGCGGCTGGGCGCACCGGCCCGACGCCCTGGGCGCCGCCGCGGGCCGGATGCTCGCCTGCCGCGGCGGCACCAAGGACAGCGAACTGGTCCTGGGCGCGCTGCGGGAGGCCGTACGGGGTGAAGGCCCCGACGCGCCGACGCTGTGGACCCTGGTGGACGGCGCCGGGCGGCTCGGCATCGTCTGCGCCGCTCCCGTACTGCGGCACATCTACCGCGAGACCGCCTCGTCCCATCTGCGCGGGCGAGCCGCCCGGGCGCTCGCCGCCACCGACCCCTCCTTCCCCGCGGGCTTCGCCGTCGAGTGCCTGTGGGACTGTGAGGAGTCGACCCGTGAAGTGGCCGCGCGGCACGCCGAGACGGGCGACGCCCGCGTCGTGGATCAGCTGCGCCGGCTCGCATCGGATCCAGCCGAGGAGGCGGAGGTCCAGACAGCCGTGCGCAGCCGTATCGGGCCCGACGCACCCGCCGTATGA
- a CDS encoding glycosyltransferase family 1 protein produces the protein MRVVIVTESFPPDVNGVAHCALQTARHLVDRGHAPLVVAPTTSAKFAASFEQGGAPVGGGPDALAPCPVVRVPSLPLPGYPQVRVALPSRRVAAALVEHRADVVHLASPFILGVRGMAAAAKLGIPAVAVYQTDLAGYARTYMGAGESTAWRRIRSVHTAADRTLAPSSAALHDLEAHGVPRVRLWPRGVDTVRFRPDHRDEALRRELAPNGELIVGYVGRLAPEKQVELLAGVCGLDGVRVVVVGDGPSETSLREALPGAVFLGRRTGGELARIFASLDVFAHTGPFETFCQTVQEAMASGIPVVAPAAGGPLDLVAHGRTGLLVPPRDADAVRDAVAALAADPVRRADYGAAGRATVEGRTWAAVGDQLIGHYAEVLSARTVVAA, from the coding sequence ATGCGTGTCGTCATCGTGACCGAATCCTTTCCCCCCGATGTGAACGGCGTGGCCCACTGCGCGCTCCAGACCGCCCGGCACCTCGTCGATCGCGGTCACGCTCCCCTTGTCGTCGCTCCGACCACCTCCGCCAAGTTCGCGGCTTCGTTCGAACAGGGTGGTGCCCCCGTCGGGGGCGGGCCCGACGCCCTCGCGCCGTGTCCCGTCGTCCGTGTCCCCTCCCTTCCGCTCCCGGGCTACCCCCAGGTCCGCGTCGCCCTCCCCAGCCGACGCGTCGCCGCCGCCCTCGTCGAACACCGGGCGGACGTCGTCCACCTGGCCAGCCCGTTCATCCTCGGCGTGCGCGGCATGGCGGCCGCCGCCAAACTCGGCATCCCCGCCGTCGCCGTCTACCAGACCGACCTGGCCGGATACGCCCGTACGTACATGGGTGCGGGCGAATCCACCGCCTGGCGGCGTATCCGCTCCGTCCACACCGCCGCCGACCGGACGCTCGCCCCCTCCAGCGCGGCCCTGCACGACCTGGAGGCACACGGAGTGCCCCGGGTACGGCTGTGGCCGCGCGGTGTGGACACCGTCCGCTTCCGGCCCGACCACCGGGACGAGGCGCTCCGGCGTGAACTGGCGCCCAACGGCGAGCTGATCGTCGGCTATGTCGGCCGGCTCGCCCCGGAGAAGCAGGTCGAACTGCTCGCCGGGGTCTGCGGCCTGGACGGCGTACGCGTCGTGGTCGTGGGCGACGGGCCCAGCGAGACGTCGCTGCGTGAGGCACTGCCCGGCGCCGTCTTCCTCGGGCGGCGTACCGGCGGCGAACTCGCCCGGATCTTCGCCTCGCTGGACGTCTTCGCGCACACCGGCCCCTTCGAGACCTTCTGCCAGACCGTGCAGGAGGCCATGGCCAGCGGGATCCCCGTCGTCGCACCCGCCGCGGGCGGACCGCTGGACCTGGTGGCCCACGGCCGGACGGGGCTGCTGGTGCCGCCCCGCGACGCGGACGCCGTACGCGACGCCGTGGCGGCCCTGGCGGCCGATCCGGTCCGCCGGGCCGACTACGGCGCCGCCGGGCGGGCCACCGTCGAGGGCCGCACCTGGGCGGCCGTCGGTGACCAGCTCATCGGCCACTACGCCGAGGTGCTCTCCGCACGGACGGTGGTGGCGGCATGA
- a CDS encoding SGNH/GDSL hydrolase family protein has protein sequence MRPLRFVALGDSLTEGVGDPVGEAWRGWAALLAEGLSGGVPEGVPGGVSLELGGGPSDRPGASVEFTNLAVSGAQTRDVLERQTPEALALRPDVVSVVIGVNDTLRCTFDIHAVAARLDQVYAAFRDQGAVLLTACLPDPGAMLGLPGALARPLARRQRAVNAVVHALSERYGAVHVHAAEGAWLTDRALWSADRLHPGERGHRQLALRFHASLAQQGVATGPAPSAEPEFPVPTRSASLWWLATAGTGWVARRCTDLLPQLLTLAAAEVRHRARGTSARLDLGASHAVASALAALSGGEQPDAA, from the coding sequence ATGAGACCCCTTCGGTTCGTGGCCCTCGGGGACTCGCTGACCGAGGGCGTGGGCGACCCCGTGGGAGAGGCCTGGCGGGGCTGGGCGGCGCTGCTCGCCGAGGGGTTGTCCGGCGGGGTGCCCGAGGGGGTGCCTGGTGGGGTGTCCCTCGAGCTCGGAGGAGGACCGTCCGACCGCCCCGGGGCGTCCGTCGAGTTCACCAACCTCGCGGTGAGCGGCGCCCAGACACGTGACGTCCTGGAACGGCAGACGCCGGAGGCGCTGGCCCTGCGCCCGGACGTGGTGTCCGTCGTGATCGGGGTGAACGACACCCTGCGGTGCACCTTCGACATCCACGCCGTGGCCGCCCGGCTCGACCAGGTGTACGCGGCCTTCCGGGACCAGGGCGCCGTGCTCCTGACCGCCTGTCTGCCGGATCCCGGTGCGATGCTCGGGCTGCCGGGGGCGCTCGCCCGTCCGCTGGCCCGGCGCCAGCGGGCCGTCAACGCGGTCGTGCACGCGCTGTCCGAGCGCTACGGGGCAGTGCATGTGCACGCGGCGGAGGGCGCCTGGCTGACGGACCGCGCGTTGTGGAGCGCGGACCGGCTGCACCCGGGGGAGCGCGGGCACCGGCAGCTCGCCCTGCGCTTCCACGCGTCCCTCGCACAACAGGGCGTCGCCACCGGGCCCGCCCCGTCGGCCGAGCCCGAGTTCCCCGTGCCCACCCGCTCGGCGAGCCTGTGGTGGCTGGCCACCGCGGGGACGGGATGGGTGGCACGGCGGTGCACCGACCTGTTGCCGCAACTGCTCACCCTGGCCGCCGCCGAGGTCCGCCACCGGGCACGCGGCACCAGCGCCCGGCTCGACCTCGGTGCCTCGCACGCCGTGGCGTCCGCGCTGGCCGCTCTGTCGGGGGGCGAACAGCCGGACGCCGCATGA
- a CDS encoding ankyrin repeat domain-containing protein, translated as MSEAPDPEVVELATKIFDLARRGETEALVAYVDAGVPANLTNDRGDSLVMLAAYHGHAGAVRALLERGAEADRINDRGQTPLAGAVFKGEEAVIRALLDSGADPAAGTPSAVDTARMFGRTELLELFGAH; from the coding sequence ATGAGTGAAGCCCCCGACCCCGAGGTCGTGGAGTTGGCGACCAAGATCTTCGATCTGGCACGCCGGGGCGAGACCGAGGCGCTCGTGGCGTACGTCGACGCGGGCGTTCCTGCCAACCTCACCAACGACCGTGGCGACTCCCTCGTGATGCTCGCCGCGTACCACGGTCACGCCGGGGCGGTGCGCGCCCTCCTGGAGCGCGGCGCCGAGGCCGACCGGATCAACGACCGGGGTCAGACGCCGCTCGCCGGGGCGGTCTTCAAGGGCGAGGAAGCGGTCATCCGCGCGCTCCTCGACAGCGGCGCCGATCCGGCCGCGGGCACCCCCTCGGCCGTCGACACGGCCCGGATGTTCGGCAGGACGGAACTGCTCGAACTGTTCGGCGCACACTGA
- a CDS encoding MFS transporter — MSTTPPSQSLTADTRPGTGEPGTQEGAFTWLRALGPRGRRAFAGAFGGYALDSYDYFTLPLSMVALAAYFGLDSGQTGLFTTVTLVVSAVGGAIAGVVADRIGRVKALMITVITYAVFTVACGFAPNYETLLVFRALQGLGFGGEWAVGAILVAEYASPKHRGRTLGAIQSSWAVGWGLAVLVYTLVFQFLGDDLAWRVMFWTGALPALLVLWVRRRVQDAPEAAAARERSADKGSFAAIFKPATGEDPGLLRTTFFAVLLSTGVQGGYYTLATWVPTYLKTERGLSVVGTGSYLTFLISGAFIGYLTGGYLTDRLGRKRNILLFAVLSAVCVLIYANLPSGANTLLLVLGFPLGFCMSAIFSGFGSFLSELYPSAVRGTGQGFTYNTGRAVGAVFPTLVGFLADSWGVGGALVFGAIGYALAALALIGLPETRGKELL; from the coding sequence ATGAGCACGACCCCTCCCTCCCAGTCCCTGACGGCCGACACCCGCCCAGGTACGGGTGAACCCGGCACCCAGGAAGGCGCGTTCACCTGGCTGCGCGCCCTCGGCCCACGGGGCCGCCGGGCCTTCGCCGGCGCGTTCGGCGGCTACGCCCTCGACTCGTACGACTACTTCACCCTGCCGCTGAGCATGGTCGCGCTGGCGGCGTACTTCGGTCTGGACAGCGGCCAGACCGGTCTGTTCACCACCGTCACACTGGTCGTCTCGGCGGTCGGCGGCGCGATCGCCGGGGTGGTCGCGGACCGGATCGGGCGCGTCAAGGCACTCATGATCACCGTGATCACGTACGCGGTGTTCACCGTGGCCTGCGGATTCGCGCCGAACTACGAGACGTTGCTGGTCTTCCGCGCCCTCCAGGGCCTCGGGTTCGGCGGTGAGTGGGCGGTCGGCGCGATCCTGGTCGCCGAGTACGCGAGCCCCAAGCACCGCGGGCGCACGCTCGGCGCGATCCAGAGCTCCTGGGCCGTCGGCTGGGGGCTGGCGGTGCTCGTCTACACCCTCGTCTTCCAGTTCCTCGGCGACGACCTCGCGTGGCGCGTGATGTTCTGGACCGGCGCGCTGCCCGCGCTGCTGGTCCTCTGGGTGCGCCGCCGGGTGCAGGACGCCCCTGAGGCGGCCGCCGCGCGCGAGAGGAGCGCGGACAAGGGCTCGTTCGCGGCGATCTTCAAGCCGGCCACGGGCGAGGACCCCGGTCTGCTGCGCACCACGTTCTTCGCGGTGCTGCTCTCCACCGGAGTCCAGGGCGGCTATTACACGCTGGCCACCTGGGTACCCACGTACCTGAAGACGGAGCGCGGCCTGTCCGTCGTCGGCACCGGCAGCTATCTCACGTTCCTGATCTCCGGGGCCTTCATCGGCTACCTCACCGGCGGGTATCTCACCGACAGGCTGGGCCGCAAGCGGAACATCCTGCTCTTCGCGGTCCTCTCCGCGGTCTGCGTCCTCATCTACGCCAACCTCCCGAGCGGCGCCAACACCCTTCTCCTCGTGCTCGGTTTCCCGCTCGGCTTCTGCATGTCGGCGATCTTCAGCGGCTTCGGCTCGTTCCTCAGCGAGCTGTATCCGTCGGCGGTGCGCGGCACCGGGCAGGGCTTCACGTACAACACCGGGCGCGCCGTGGGTGCCGTCTTCCCCACCCTGGTCGGCTTCCTGGCCGACAGCTGGGGTGTGGGCGGCGCCCTGGTCTTCGGCGCGATCGGCTACGCGCTCGCCGCCCTGGCGCTGATCGGCCTCCCCGAGACCCGTGGAAAGGAACTCCTGTGA
- a CDS encoding putative hydro-lyase, with amino-acid sequence MHPLGEHARAWTPKMARARFRSGVSGPTAGIAAGHTQANLISVPADWAYDMLLFCQRNPGPCPVLDVTDAGSWTTPLAEGADLRTDLPRYRVWEDGELVDEPTDVVDRWRDDLVSFLIGCSFTFEWALTEAGVPLRHIEQGRNVSMYVTARRCRPAGRLHGPMVVSMRPVPPEHLAAAIRESSLMPAVHGSPVHCGEPSGLGIRSLAHPDFGEAVDAEPDDIPVFWACGVTPQAAVMASRPPFAITHAPGQMFLTDARDEQYRVA; translated from the coding sequence TTGCACCCGCTCGGCGAGCACGCACGCGCGTGGACCCCCAAAATGGCGCGCGCCCGGTTCCGTTCGGGCGTGTCGGGGCCGACGGCCGGGATCGCCGCGGGGCACACCCAGGCCAACCTGATCTCGGTGCCCGCCGACTGGGCGTACGACATGCTGCTGTTCTGCCAGCGCAACCCGGGGCCCTGCCCGGTCCTCGACGTCACCGACGCCGGCTCCTGGACCACCCCGCTCGCCGAGGGCGCGGACCTGCGCACCGATCTGCCGCGCTACCGGGTGTGGGAGGACGGCGAGTTGGTGGACGAGCCCACGGACGTCGTCGACCGCTGGCGCGACGACCTGGTCTCGTTCCTGATCGGGTGCAGCTTCACCTTCGAGTGGGCGCTCACCGAGGCGGGCGTCCCGCTGCGCCACATCGAACAGGGCCGCAACGTCTCCATGTACGTGACCGCGCGCCGGTGCCGGCCGGCCGGGCGGCTGCACGGCCCCATGGTGGTGTCGATGCGTCCGGTCCCGCCCGAACACCTGGCCGCGGCGATCCGGGAGAGCAGTCTCATGCCCGCGGTGCACGGCAGCCCCGTGCACTGCGGGGAGCCCTCGGGGCTGGGCATCCGCAGCCTCGCGCACCCCGACTTCGGTGAGGCGGTGGACGCCGAACCCGACGACATCCCGGTGTTCTGGGCCTGCGGAGTGACTCCGCAGGCGGCCGTGATGGCGTCCCGCCCACCGTTCGCGATCACCCACGCGCCCGGTCAGATGTTCCTCACCGACGCCCGTGACGAGCAGTACCGCGTGGCCTGA
- a CDS encoding GntR family transcriptional regulator: MAELTGLADDRALLGRTSTAERVADILRSRVAEGYFLPGTRLSEDSIGGALGVSRNTLREAFRLLTHERLLVHELNRGVFVRVLTVEDVEDIYRTRTLVECAVVRGLGEPPYALDDLARAVEEGQRAAREGDWKAVGTANIHFHRELVALAGSSRTDEVMRSVFAELRLAFHVVDDPRRLHEPYLARNREILETLQAGDRDAAEHLLAVYLDDSLERVVEVYARRVADGAQGID; the protein is encoded by the coding sequence ATGGCAGAGCTGACCGGACTGGCCGACGACCGTGCCCTGCTGGGCCGCACCAGCACCGCCGAGAGGGTGGCGGACATCCTCAGGAGCCGTGTCGCCGAGGGGTACTTCCTGCCCGGGACGCGTCTGTCCGAGGACAGCATCGGCGGGGCGCTGGGTGTGTCGCGCAACACACTGCGCGAGGCGTTCCGGCTGCTCACGCACGAGCGGCTGCTCGTCCACGAGCTCAACCGCGGTGTGTTCGTGCGGGTGCTGACGGTCGAGGACGTCGAGGACATCTACCGCACCCGCACCCTCGTCGAGTGCGCCGTGGTCCGAGGGCTCGGCGAGCCGCCGTACGCCCTCGACGATCTCGCCCGCGCCGTCGAGGAGGGGCAGCGGGCGGCACGCGAAGGTGACTGGAAAGCCGTGGGCACGGCCAACATCCACTTCCACCGGGAGCTGGTCGCGCTCGCCGGGAGTTCCCGTACCGACGAGGTGATGCGCAGCGTCTTCGCCGAACTGCGCCTCGCCTTCCACGTGGTGGACGACCCGCGGCGGCTGCACGAGCCGTACCTCGCCCGCAACCGTGAGATCCTCGAGACGCTTCAGGCGGGCGACCGCGACGCGGCCGAGCACCTGCTCGCGGTCTATCTCGACGACTCGCTCGAAAGGGTCGTGGAGGTCTACGCGCGGCGGGTGGCGGACGGCGCGCAGGGCATCGACTGA